The Bradyrhizobium sp. WSM471 genome includes the window CGTGCACGGCTGAGGCGACCTGCCCACGCCTGACCGGTCGAAGCCACGCCGCCGCCTGCCTGCCGCGCGGCTTGCCCAGTCATGCCTAATTTCCCTCGCGATTCCAACGAGCTGACCGAGCGCCGCAGCCTGCATTTGACTTCCGCCTCCAAACCTAAATAGAGTCTTAATCGTAACTTTTATGTACCCGCGTATGAGGCTAGCGTTTAGGCATGGCCACCGAAAAAGCCGAGACTGACCGCATTCCCGTAACCTTGGCGCTCTCGACCATCACCTATCTGGAGAAACTGGTGAGACAGGGCACCCACGGCACCAGCGTTCCCGGCGTCGCACGTACCTTGATCGAGGAAGGTATCCGTCTCGCCATCAAGGACGGGCTTTTGTCGATTCGCGACAATGGCAGGACGTGAGCGCGCGCCGAACGTGAGGCGGACGGATCTCGAGAGGCGGATGGCCGACATCTGCAACCTGGGACCGTTACACATGCCTGTTCTCTCACCCACCTGGACCGACGAACGCATCGAACTGCTGAGGCAGCACTTCGAGGCCGGCCTCTCCTGCCGCGAGATCGCCGCCGACATCGGCGTCAGCCGCAATGCCGTGATCGGCAAGCTGTCCCGCCTCAATCTGACGCGCGGCCGGACCATCGACGACCGCAAGGTTCAGGACAGGGGCTCCGCGCCTTCGCGCACGTCACGGACGGTGCCGCGGCTGCAATACGAGATGCTCGCCACGATCTATGGCGAGACCGGTGCGCCGATGGTCGCCGGTCCGATCGACGACGCCAATCGCTGCTCGCTGCTGGAGCTTGCCGAGAACCGCTGCCGCTGGCCGATCTCGACGCCTGGCGCGGACGATTTCTGCTTCTGCGGCAACTCCGCACCCGACGGCCAGTCCTATTGCGCCGGCCACAGCCGCCTCGCCTACCGGCCGAACTCGCGCGCGCGCGTCATGCGCGGCTAGAGTGATAGCCTGGAGCCATGTCCTAGAGCCATGTCCCAAAACGAAAAACCTCCGGCAGGGCATTGCCGGAGGTTTCTGGAGGTTTAGCATCAAGTCAGAGCCGCAACTTTCGTCATCGGCTGGGGAGTTATATAGCTTAGTAACTCAGGTAAGTAAATAAGTTTGAGCCAGATCGGATCGCATGGCTCGTCTTCGCTGCCCGCACGGGCTGCCGGATTTTCCGAACGCCCCTCTTGTAAAAAAGCCCCGGCGGTTTCCCGCCGGGGTTCTCTGATCGATCCGCGAGACCGATGTTAGAAGTTGCGCTGGGCGCGCAGCAGCATGCTGACCGAGTTCTGGTCCTTCAGCTCGTACACGGCCGCCGGCTTCGCAGCGGTGGCAATGCCCGGGCTCGCAATGGAGCCGGAGTACTTCTGGTCCAGACGCGACCAGCTCAGGTCGGCAGTGAACGCCAGGTTCTTGACCGGAGTCCACACGGTGTTGACACCGACGACCGCGAAGTTGAAGTCCGGATTACAGGTCGCACCCGCGAGCGCGATTGCAGCGAAGTTGCCGCAGATCAGGCCCTTGCCGGCAGTGCCGTACTTCAGCTGGGCATAGCCACCGTAGACGGCGCTCGCCCAGTTCGGGCTCCAGTTGTGGGTATAGCCACCACGCAAGCCCCAGGTCTTAACGGTATCGATACCGGTACCGGCACCGAAGACGCCGTCGGAAAGACCGGCGAAACCGGTGCTCTGATACGCGGTGTCGCTACCGCTGAACATGAAGAAGCTCTGCGGAAACAGGCTCTGGAAGTTGTAACGGGTCGCACCGTCGGTGTAGACGGCCTGCAGGTTGATGTTGTCGCCCGCGCCGGTCGGGATGTTCTTGATCGACAAAGCGCCCTGCACAGCCCAACCCCACTTGTCGGAGGGATGACCGGTAACTTCCGTGGCGCCGTAGTAGCCGGCATGGAGATCATGCGCGGCAACCGAGAGCTGGGCCAGACCCCAGGCCTGGTCGACGCGGACCTGACCGATGATGTCAGGAGAACGCGTGCCACCCCAGGAGTTGGCACCGTAGACGCCCGTCACGAACTGAGCGGCCGTACCCGAGGACACGTTCCAGAGGTTCGACTGACCGTTGTTCGCGGACGTCTCATCCTGCAATGCGACCGAAGCGGTGATGCCCTGGCCGAAGTCGGCCGTGTAGGCAACCTGGTTCACACCGTTGGTATGGTTGCTGCCGCCCGGAATGGTGTCGGGACCGCCAGCCGGATAGCTCTGCCACGGGGCGTCGAAGATCGAGACCGTGCGGCCGAACGTGAAGCCAGCGAACTGGATGAACGCATGGTAGAGGCCGAGCGAGGCGGCGCCGCCAGTCGCGAACGTCGAGGGATTGCTGCCGGTGACCGTCGCGGAATCGTAGGTGAAGACCGCGTCGGCGTAGGTTCGCACCACGCCATATTCGGTCGCTGTGCGGGTGTCGACGTTGAAGTCGAAACGAGCGCGGCCGGTATAGTAGTTGGTCAGACGGTTGTTCGAGCCCGCGTTCGCGCCTTGCTGGAAGTTATAGTCGCCTGCACCGCCGAGGATCGCGTCAGCGCGCAGATAGCCGCCCAGCTTGATGCAGGTATCGGTGCCCGGCATGTAGTAGAATCCAGCTCCATACAGGGAGCAGATCTTGACGTACTCGACCGCCTTGGCCTTGACCGGAAGATCGGCCGCCTGGGCTCCACTGACGGCGATCAAACCCGCCGCAGTGCCGAGCAAAAGGCTCTTCACCACTTTCATATTAAAACCTCCAAGTTGCTCATGTTACGAAGACCGGACCGTCAGGCCCCCCAGATCCCCGTCTTTCAAATCCGCTCGGCCGCTTTGCGCACACACCCGCTTTCGATGCGAGGGACGTGGGCGAACCAGCTGCAACGGGACGATCGAGTACCCCCCACCGTCACGACGCAATATGCCTGCGCCGTTCACTAATCAAAATACCTTATTTGATAAGCTTTGTGGTTTCGCTAAACCTGTGCCCCGTGCGCAACACCCCGGCAAAGCGATTCCGTGAGCTGATCATCTTTGTAGTTTTAGTGACAAAATTACCCTGCTCTGCACTTGCGTCAGAGCAGGCTTGCGTGGACTATGGCTTGCACGACACCGGCCGCATACAAATCAGATCACGGGAGTGACGCTGTGTCAGCGACGAGGAAAGAAGGGGCGCGCCTCCGCACCATCGGCAATCTGGATATCATCAGGCGCTTCACCTGGGAGATATCGTCGATCAACATGTATCTGGAGGAGCTGCGTCAGTTCTGGGCGAGAACGCTCGGCATCAGCGGTCCGCAATGGCTGATCCTGATGGCGATCTCCGACCTCGACAAGGACGACGGCATTCCGGTGAACGTCGTCTCAAAACTGCTCCACGTCGACCCGTCGTTCGTCACCACCCAGTCCAAGCTGCTCGAGAAGAAGGGCCTGTTGCGCCGTCGTCCCTCGCCGACCGACGCACGGGTGGTGCGGCTGTCCCTGACCGAGAAGACGCAGAAGCACCTGGCGAGCCTCAACGAGCAGTACAAGACGATCAAGGAATTCGTCTTCCAGGAGTTCGACGAGAAAGAGCTGACGGAATTCACCACCAAGCTCGCGATGCTGAAAACCCGTCTCGAAAAGGCCTGCGTCCGCCTGACCCTCGACTTCTGAGGCGACGTCCTTAAATGCGCCGCGCGGCGCCTAGCCGGGATTCGAGCCAATCGAAGATGTATTCATTGGCAAGGCTCGGATTGTCCGCATGACCCTCCGCCGCGCCGGTTTCGGCCGCGGTGAATACCTTCAACATCACATCCGAACTGCCGAGCCGGGACGTCTGCACGATCTGACGCGCCCGATCGGCCTTGAGCCAGCCGTCCTCACCGAGCGTGATAAGCACCGGACAGTCGGCGCTCGAGGCCATCAGCGGAGCATGCGGCACCGGAACGATGGAGACGTCGCTCATCGCGAATCGGCTCGCAAAGAAGGCTCGCTCGTGCAGGTCCCACAGGCCGCCATCACAGACGGCGGCGGCGAGCCGCGGCTCCTGCAGCACCGCCCGCGCCACGAAGGACGATCCCCAGCCATCGGCGACGATCGCGACGCGCTCGAAATCGACCTCGCTGCACGTCTCCAGATAGTCCATGACGCACGGAATCGCACTCTCGAGGTCCCGGCGCCGCAACAGCGCGTCGAGATAATCGTCGCGCTGGTCGCCGAACAGGTCCAGCGCCAGCAGCGAGAAGCCACGCTCGCGCGCATGCGGCGCAAGCTTGAACAGAAACTCTTCCTTGCGGTGGCCGGGCTCGCCGATGCAGATCACGGTCGGCGCTCGCACGCGTCCCGACGGCGCCGGCAGGAAATAGCCCTGCAATGAATGGCCGTCGAGCCAGGGTATCGTCATGATTTCGCCGGCCGGATCGCGCGCGGCGAGGAAGCGGCGGGCGCAATCCTGCATCGCGAGGACTGCGACCCAGCGGCGCTCGTCCGCCTGATCGAGCGGCATCGCTGCCGCGCTGTAGTAATTCATGGCGCGGAGCCAGTTGCGCTGCGCGGTCGCCCTGTGACCTTCCGCGAACGCGGCCTCGGCACGAAGCCGATTGGCCTGCGCCAGATTCTTCCACTCGCGATGCCAGGACTGGTCGTCGCCCCGCTTCAGCTGCCGCGC containing:
- a CDS encoding GcrA family cell cycle regulator, whose translation is MPVLSPTWTDERIELLRQHFEAGLSCREIAADIGVSRNAVIGKLSRLNLTRGRTIDDRKVQDRGSAPSRTSRTVPRLQYEMLATIYGETGAPMVAGPIDDANRCSLLELAENRCRWPISTPGADDFCFCGNSAPDGQSYCAGHSRLAYRPNSRARVMRG
- a CDS encoding porin yields the protein MKVVKSLLLGTAAGLIAVSGAQAADLPVKAKAVEYVKICSLYGAGFYYMPGTDTCIKLGGYLRADAILGGAGDYNFQQGANAGSNNRLTNYYTGRARFDFNVDTRTATEYGVVRTYADAVFTYDSATVTGSNPSTFATGGAASLGLYHAFIQFAGFTFGRTVSIFDAPWQSYPAGGPDTIPGGSNHTNGVNQVAYTADFGQGITASVALQDETSANNGQSNLWNVSSGTAAQFVTGVYGANSWGGTRSPDIIGQVRVDQAWGLAQLSVAAHDLHAGYYGATEVTGHPSDKWGWAVQGALSIKNIPTGAGDNINLQAVYTDGATRYNFQSLFPQSFFMFSGSDTAYQSTGFAGLSDGVFGAGTGIDTVKTWGLRGGYTHNWSPNWASAVYGGYAQLKYGTAGKGLICGNFAAIALAGATCNPDFNFAVVGVNTVWTPVKNLAFTADLSWSRLDQKYSGSIASPGIATAAKPAAVYELKDQNSVSMLLRAQRNF
- a CDS encoding MarR family winged helix-turn-helix transcriptional regulator, with product MSATRKEGARLRTIGNLDIIRRFTWEISSINMYLEELRQFWARTLGISGPQWLILMAISDLDKDDGIPVNVVSKLLHVDPSFVTTQSKLLEKKGLLRRRPSPTDARVVRLSLTEKTQKHLASLNEQYKTIKEFVFQEFDEKELTEFTTKLAMLKTRLEKACVRLTLDF
- a CDS encoding S9 family peptidase translates to MIPACLSDDWTLCPEREDISAEFTRLLTAAQEGGATIAECLMIARQLKRGDDQSWHREWKNLAQANRLRAEAAFAEGHRATAQRNWLRAMNYYSAAAMPLDQADERRWVAVLAMQDCARRFLAARDPAGEIMTIPWLDGHSLQGYFLPAPSGRVRAPTVICIGEPGHRKEEFLFKLAPHARERGFSLLALDLFGDQRDDYLDALLRRRDLESAIPCVMDYLETCSEVDFERVAIVADGWGSSFVARAVLQEPRLAAAVCDGGLWDLHERAFFASRFAMSDVSIVPVPHAPLMASSADCPVLITLGEDGWLKADRARQIVQTSRLGSSDVMLKVFTAAETGAAEGHADNPSLANEYIFDWLESRLGAARRI